A single genomic interval of Methylobacterium bullatum harbors:
- the soxD gene encoding Sarcosine oxidase subunit delta → MRIRCPHCGPRDNGEFSYLGDAAPIRPEGMEVPPAAMHDYVYLRDNPAGPHRELWYHGAGCRSWLVVDRDTRTHEITGVSPARDVALSRRTGEVA, encoded by the coding sequence ATGCGTATCCGATGCCCCCATTGCGGGCCCCGCGACAACGGCGAGTTCAGCTATCTCGGCGACGCCGCGCCGATCCGGCCCGAGGGCATGGAGGTGCCCCCCGCCGCCATGCACGACTACGTCTACCTGCGCGACAACCCTGCCGGCCCCCATCGCGAGCTCTGGTATCACGGCGCCGGCTGCCGCTCCTGGCTCGTGGTCGACCGGGATACGCGCACCCACGAGATCACCGGGGTGTCCCCCGCGCGCGATGTCGCGCTGAGCCGCCGGACAGGAGAGGTCGCATGA
- the msrA gene encoding Peptide methionine sulfoxide reductase MsrA, with amino-acid sequence MLQFFRKRPEMPSAADALPGRSTPIPTTETHFVNGHPLKGPYPEGSEQIVLGLGCFWGTERKFWQLPDGIVVTAVGYAGGFTPNPTYEEVCSGMTGHNEVVLVVYDPSVRPLEAVLKTFFESHDPTQGMRQGNDVGTQYRSGIYTANDAQAETARRVREAYGEALKARGFGEITTEIVPLDMFYFAEGYHQQYLAKNPAGYCGVGGTGVTCPIGTGVAA; translated from the coding sequence ATGCTTCAGTTCTTCCGCAAACGTCCCGAAATGCCGAGCGCCGCCGACGCGCTGCCCGGCCGGTCGACGCCGATTCCCACAACCGAGACTCATTTCGTCAATGGCCATCCGCTGAAAGGTCCCTATCCTGAGGGAAGCGAGCAGATCGTTCTAGGTCTCGGCTGCTTCTGGGGCACCGAGCGCAAGTTCTGGCAATTGCCGGACGGAATCGTCGTGACGGCGGTGGGCTATGCCGGCGGCTTCACGCCCAACCCAACCTACGAAGAGGTCTGCTCGGGCATGACCGGGCATAACGAGGTGGTTCTGGTCGTCTACGATCCTTCCGTGCGCCCCCTGGAGGCAGTGCTCAAGACGTTCTTCGAGAGTCATGACCCGACCCAGGGCATGCGTCAGGGCAACGATGTCGGCACACAGTACCGCTCGGGAATTTACACCGCGAACGACGCGCAGGCCGAGACCGCCCGACGCGTTCGGGAGGCCTACGGGGAGGCTTTGAAGGCACGCGGGTTCGGCGAGATCACCACGGAGATCGTCCCCCTCGATATGTTCTACTTCGCTGAAGGCTACCATCAGCAGTACCTCGCCAAGAACCCCGCGGGCTATTGCGGCGTCGGCGGCACCGGCGTGACCTGTCCAATCGGAACCGGCGTCGCCGCCTGA
- the yieH gene encoding 6-phosphogluconate phosphatase, with protein MPTEPETTTELVIFDCDGVLVDSEPLSLGTLTAGLNRIGVAIDVDTVRERFAGTSMTSIMGHIERDYGIVAPDGFVEAVKAETLRAFDRDLRAMEGIALAVRALELPSCVASSSDPARLAHSLGLTGLLPLFDGRIFSATMVSRGKPAPDLFLLAAAEMGVAPGRCLVVEDSVPGVTAARAAGMRVLGFTGGGHWLHDATGADLIAAGAERVYAHHRDLAGLIERSAVSA; from the coding sequence TTGCCCACCGAACCCGAAACCACCACCGAACTGGTGATCTTCGATTGCGATGGCGTGCTGGTCGACAGCGAACCGCTGAGCCTCGGTACCCTGACCGCCGGGCTCAACCGGATCGGCGTCGCCATCGATGTGGATACGGTGCGGGAGCGCTTCGCCGGCACGTCGATGACGTCGATCATGGGTCATATCGAGCGCGATTATGGGATCGTCGCACCCGACGGCTTCGTCGAGGCGGTAAAGGCCGAAACCCTTCGTGCCTTCGACCGCGATCTGCGTGCCATGGAGGGGATCGCCCTGGCGGTGCGGGCGCTCGAGCTTCCGAGCTGCGTAGCATCGAGCAGCGATCCGGCGCGGCTCGCCCATTCGCTCGGCCTCACCGGTCTGTTGCCCCTGTTCGACGGCCGCATCTTCTCCGCGACCATGGTCTCTCGCGGTAAGCCGGCGCCCGACCTCTTCCTCCTTGCCGCCGCCGAGATGGGCGTTGCCCCCGGTCGCTGCCTCGTGGTGGAGGACAGCGTGCCCGGCGTCACGGCGGCGCGCGCTGCCGGAATGCGCGTCCTCGGCTTCACCGGCGGCGGCCATTGGCTGCACGACGCCACGGGGGCGGACCTGATCGCGGCCGGTGCCGAACGGGTCTATGCGCATCATCGCGACCTCGCTGGCTTGATCGAGCGCTCCGCAGTGTCCGCCTGA
- the soxB gene encoding Sarcosine oxidase subunit beta: protein MRYSLFSVLGQALHGQRDWKPQWRDAVPKTEYDVVIVGGGGHGLATAYYLAKEHGITNVVVLEKSHVGSGNVGRNTTIVRSNYGLAGNIPFYERSMQLWEGLEQDINYNAMVSQRGVLNLYHSDAQRDAYARRGNAMRMAGIDAELLDREGVRGMVPFIDFDNARFPVKGGLLQRRGGTVRHDAVAWGYARAASDRGVDIVQNCAVTGIRRENGRVVGVETSRGFIRAKKVALSVAGSTSLLASMADLRLPIESHVLQAFVSEGVKPLIDTVMTFGAGHFYVSQSDKGGLVFGGDIDGYNSYAQRGNLATIEDVMEGGMALWPGLGRLRLLRHWGGIMDMSMDGSPIIDRTPIDGLYLNAGWCYGGFKATPAAGFCFAHLIARDTSHEDAAAYRLDRFATGHLIDEKGMGAQPNLH, encoded by the coding sequence ATGCGCTATTCCCTTTTCAGCGTCCTGGGTCAGGCCCTGCATGGCCAGCGCGATTGGAAGCCCCAATGGCGCGATGCCGTGCCCAAGACCGAGTACGACGTCGTCATCGTCGGCGGCGGCGGTCATGGCCTCGCGACCGCCTATTATCTCGCCAAGGAGCACGGCATCACCAATGTGGTGGTGCTGGAGAAGAGCCATGTCGGCTCCGGCAATGTCGGGCGCAACACCACCATCGTGCGCTCGAATTACGGACTTGCCGGCAACATCCCGTTCTACGAGCGGTCGATGCAGCTCTGGGAGGGGCTGGAACAGGACATCAACTATAACGCCATGGTGAGCCAGCGCGGTGTGTTGAACCTCTACCATTCGGACGCCCAACGCGACGCCTATGCCCGGCGCGGCAACGCCATGCGGATGGCGGGCATCGATGCCGAACTCCTCGACCGCGAGGGTGTACGGGGAATGGTGCCGTTCATCGACTTCGACAATGCGCGCTTTCCCGTGAAGGGCGGTCTCCTCCAGCGCCGGGGCGGCACCGTGCGCCACGACGCCGTGGCCTGGGGCTATGCCCGCGCGGCCAGCGACCGGGGCGTCGACATCGTGCAGAACTGCGCCGTCACCGGTATCCGCCGCGAGAACGGCCGGGTGGTCGGGGTCGAGACGAGCCGTGGCTTCATCCGGGCGAAGAAGGTCGCGCTCTCGGTGGCGGGCTCGACATCGCTGCTGGCGTCCATGGCCGATCTGCGCCTGCCGATCGAGAGCCACGTGCTCCAGGCCTTCGTCAGTGAGGGCGTGAAGCCCCTCATCGACACGGTGATGACCTTCGGGGCCGGCCATTTCTACGTCAGCCAGTCGGACAAGGGCGGCCTCGTCTTCGGGGGCGATATCGACGGCTACAATTCCTACGCTCAGCGCGGCAATCTCGCGACGATCGAGGACGTGATGGAGGGCGGCATGGCCCTGTGGCCGGGCCTCGGGCGCCTGCGCCTGCTGCGGCACTGGGGCGGGATCATGGACATGTCCATGGACGGCAGTCCGATCATCGACCGTACACCCATCGACGGTCTCTATCTCAATGCGGGCTGGTGTTACGGCGGCTTCAAGGCGACCCCGGCGGCGGGCTTCTGTTTTGCCCATCTCATCGCCCGCGACACCTCGCATGAGGACGCCGCCGCCTACCGGCTCGACCGTTTCGCCACCGGCCATCTCATCGACGAGAAGGGCATGGGCGCCCAGCCGAACCTGCATTGA
- the cdhR_2 gene encoding HTH-type transcriptional regulator CdhR — protein sequence MSIRPLTPNPSRLNRNAAAPEKPKPLTVGFILLPGFPLMSYAAAVEPMRAANTLLDSEVYRWWHAAPGGGAVQASNGIAILPDVDVGDTKLDADRVFVCAGGNPAAFDDPALTAWLRHLARRGITLGGISGGPYLLARAGLLTGRRCTLHWEHVPAFEERYPDIEVVRSLFEIQNDRITCSGGIAALDLMLNLIERDHGPGLANGVSDWFLHNQIREGLSPQRMDLRLRIGVRDPRLLRVLAAMEANLEAPLSRQGLADLARVSIRQLELLFRSRIGISLHQHYLTLRLDRAHQLRRESALSSADIATATGFANAAELARAERRRSLRATPPSSTVAET from the coding sequence ATGAGCATCCGCCCCCTAACTCCCAATCCTTCACGTTTGAATCGGAACGCCGCCGCGCCGGAAAAGCCGAAGCCGCTGACCGTCGGCTTCATCCTGCTGCCCGGCTTTCCGCTCATGTCCTACGCGGCCGCGGTCGAACCCATGCGGGCGGCCAACACCCTCTTGGACAGCGAAGTCTACCGCTGGTGGCATGCGGCACCGGGTGGCGGCGCCGTCCAGGCTTCGAACGGAATCGCGATCCTGCCGGATGTCGATGTCGGAGATACCAAACTCGACGCCGATCGGGTCTTCGTCTGTGCGGGCGGAAATCCAGCCGCCTTCGACGACCCGGCCCTGACCGCTTGGCTTCGCCATCTCGCCCGGCGTGGGATCACGCTCGGCGGCATTTCAGGAGGGCCTTACCTGCTCGCCCGCGCGGGTCTGCTGACGGGGCGCCGTTGCACGCTCCACTGGGAGCACGTTCCCGCCTTCGAGGAACGCTACCCGGATATCGAGGTCGTGCGTTCCCTGTTCGAGATCCAGAACGATCGGATCACCTGTTCCGGCGGGATCGCCGCCCTGGACCTGATGCTCAACCTGATCGAACGCGACCACGGTCCGGGCCTCGCGAACGGTGTCAGCGACTGGTTCCTGCACAACCAGATCCGGGAGGGCCTGAGCCCGCAGAGGATGGACCTGCGCCTGCGGATCGGGGTGCGGGATCCGCGCCTGCTCCGGGTCCTCGCCGCGATGGAGGCCAATCTGGAAGCGCCGCTATCGCGGCAGGGCTTGGCAGATCTCGCCCGCGTCTCGATCCGCCAGCTCGAGCTGCTTTTCAGAAGCCGGATCGGTATCAGTCTTCACCAGCATTATCTCACCCTGCGGCTCGACCGGGCCCATCAGCTCCGCCGCGAGAGCGCGCTAAGCTCGGCCGATATCGCCACGGCAACGGGATTCGCCAATGCGGCCGAACTCGCCCGAGCCGAGCGCCGGCGAAGCCTCAGGGCCACGCCTCCGTCGAGCACTGTCGCCGAAACGTAA
- the mepA_1 gene encoding Penicillin-insensitive murein endopeptidase, with the protein MHLTLRSFRLAALAFLACGGAAQAQDRGSVNPKPLPPLDNPDAPSTPAKALFGRATTPAPGPARPYGSYAKGCFSGGEALAQDGQNWQVMRLSRNRMWGTPHLVDFIERLAAKAPSVGWNGLLVGDMSQPRGGPMLTGHASHQLGLDADIWLTPMPNHRMTRAEREETSATNVVRTDRLDIDPQVWTPEHLKLIRLTAQQPEVARLFVNPAIKKALCRGAGGDRSWLNKVRPMYGHNYHYHIRLSCPAGDDQCGDQAPPPPGDGCGEELAYWFSDAVLNPPKSTKPIKPKPPMTMAALPAACRVVLKAR; encoded by the coding sequence ATGCACCTGACCTTACGCTCGTTCCGCCTCGCAGCCCTCGCCTTCCTCGCCTGTGGAGGGGCCGCACAGGCCCAGGACAGGGGCAGTGTGAACCCCAAGCCCCTACCGCCACTGGACAATCCCGACGCGCCCTCGACACCGGCCAAAGCCCTGTTCGGGCGGGCAACGACGCCGGCTCCCGGCCCTGCAAGACCCTACGGATCCTATGCCAAGGGATGCTTCTCCGGCGGCGAGGCGCTGGCCCAGGACGGCCAGAACTGGCAGGTGATGCGCCTCTCACGCAACCGGATGTGGGGCACGCCGCATCTGGTGGATTTCATCGAGCGACTGGCGGCCAAGGCTCCCAGCGTCGGTTGGAACGGCCTTCTCGTCGGCGACATGTCCCAGCCTCGCGGCGGACCGATGCTCACCGGCCACGCCTCCCACCAGCTCGGCCTCGACGCGGATATCTGGCTGACACCGATGCCAAACCACCGCATGACACGCGCGGAGCGCGAGGAGACCTCGGCCACCAACGTGGTGCGCACGGACCGCCTCGACATCGATCCGCAGGTCTGGACACCGGAACACCTCAAGCTGATCCGCCTCACGGCACAGCAGCCGGAGGTCGCGCGCCTCTTCGTCAACCCGGCGATCAAGAAAGCCCTGTGCCGGGGAGCGGGTGGCGATCGCTCCTGGCTCAACAAGGTTCGCCCGATGTACGGGCACAATTACCACTACCATATTCGCCTCTCCTGCCCGGCCGGGGACGATCAGTGCGGGGACCAGGCCCCGCCGCCGCCCGGCGACGGCTGTGGCGAGGAACTCGCCTATTGGTTCAGCGACGCCGTGCTGAACCCGCCGAAATCGACGAAGCCCATCAAGCCGAAGCCGCCGATGACGATGGCGGCCCTTCCCGCCGCCTGCCGGGTGGTGCTGAAGGCCCGGTGA